The proteins below come from a single Hyphomicrobium denitrificans ATCC 51888 genomic window:
- a CDS encoding baseplate multidomain protein megatron, which translates to MATLALAAVGAAVGSSVLPAGVGFLGVALSGATIGSQVGAFAGAYVDAALFGASGQGRAVEGPRLSDLRVTASTEGSPLPRIYGRARVGGQIIWATDLEEEIVKSTESAGSGKGGSGSGATLTQYRYYANFAVALGEGVVTRIGRIWADEQELDLSRTSFRLHTGTETQEPDSLIAARDGTGNAPAYRGVAYIVFERLPLAEFGNRVPQLSFEVFRSISSTEKDVRGVVMIPGSGEFVYATEPVHQTFDDGISQSENVHQLIGPTDWQVAVDQLEVSLPNAKSVSLIVSWFGTDLRAGNCTIEPGVETRHKKTSPLNWSVAGRNRNNAHLISSRGGNAAYGGTPSDQTVIAAISDLKARGLSVTLTPFILMDIAEGNVLANPYGGSGQPVYPWRGRITCHPAPGVSGTPDKTAAAASQIASFVGSASRTDFSVSGSTIHYSGPNEWSYRRMVLHQAYLAKAAGGVDAFVIGTELRGLTHVRSSANAYPFVSALITLAADCKAILGGATKVLYAADWSEYFGHQPGDGTGDVYFHLDPLWASANIDAIGVDVYWPLADWRDGRDHLDAIAGATSIYDGAYLRSNVAGGEGFDWYYASAADRDAQVRTPITDGAGKPWVFRYKDIRSWWSNAHYNRPGGVESATATAWVPQSKPFWFMEVGCPAVDKGANQPNVFVDPKSSESMLPYYSRGIRDDFMQTRFLEALRDAFDWTKSGYIPGLNPVSELTGARMVDLSRMHVYCWDARPYPAFPYATTYWGDGGNWMLGHWLNGRLGSASLSDLVAQIMKDNDFADFDASGLTGTVPGYVLDDTMSVRDTLQPLSLAYFFDSIESGGKIVFRHRGRASPEMTLMADALVEESAGDPLYEVTRAQETDLPASAKVRYISSADVYQQAVAEARRLTGASGRVAEADLAIVLDDSLAGSLVESWLYETWAARERASFSLPPSTLALEPGDVVSVDIAGRNRLLRLTDVTERGIREIAALSIDPDVYDQIDVPSRTAIEPAPVQVGAPAVMLMDLPSWTMSADAQSGYVAAMQKPWPGSVALYVSPQTTAYQLRALASAPATLGATLDPLFSGPEGLIDNRARVRVRLPYGTLASADLLATLAGANLAAVRNEAGDWEIIQFLDATLVDAETYELSRLLRGQFGTEGAMSDVLAAGAPFVMLDGAVSRVPLQDSDFKLALNWRYGPGNRDIGDASYATSPFAYQGLGRRPLSPVHIKGVRAASDLNISWIRRTRTGGDNWELPEVPLGEDSETYEVDILDGETVKRTISVAVPNAVYTSAEQIVDFGSLQPAVSVRIYQTNMLFGRGAPRAAVV; encoded by the coding sequence ATGGCGACGCTTGCCCTGGCTGCTGTCGGAGCTGCGGTCGGCAGCAGCGTGCTTCCTGCCGGTGTCGGCTTCCTCGGTGTGGCGCTGTCCGGCGCGACGATTGGATCGCAGGTCGGTGCGTTCGCGGGCGCTTATGTCGATGCAGCTTTGTTCGGGGCCTCTGGGCAGGGTCGCGCCGTCGAAGGTCCGCGCCTCAGCGATCTTCGCGTTACGGCGTCGACGGAAGGTTCGCCGTTGCCGCGCATTTATGGACGCGCGCGTGTCGGCGGTCAGATCATCTGGGCGACAGATCTCGAAGAGGAGATCGTCAAATCGACGGAGTCGGCGGGCAGCGGCAAAGGCGGCTCGGGTAGCGGCGCAACGCTGACGCAATATCGCTATTATGCGAATTTCGCGGTGGCGCTCGGCGAGGGCGTCGTGACGCGCATCGGGCGCATCTGGGCCGACGAGCAGGAACTCGATCTGTCACGCACGTCATTTCGTTTGCACACCGGCACAGAGACGCAAGAGCCGGACAGTCTCATCGCGGCGCGCGATGGGACTGGGAACGCGCCAGCGTATCGCGGTGTCGCCTACATTGTCTTTGAGCGTTTGCCGCTTGCTGAGTTCGGCAATCGCGTGCCGCAGCTTTCGTTCGAAGTGTTCCGTAGTATTTCGAGCACGGAGAAGGACGTTCGCGGCGTCGTGATGATTCCGGGCTCCGGCGAGTTTGTCTACGCCACGGAGCCGGTGCATCAGACGTTCGACGACGGCATCTCGCAGTCGGAGAACGTCCACCAGTTGATTGGTCCGACCGACTGGCAGGTGGCCGTCGATCAGCTCGAAGTATCGTTGCCCAATGCAAAGTCCGTGTCGCTGATCGTCAGCTGGTTCGGAACCGATTTGCGCGCCGGCAACTGCACGATCGAACCCGGCGTCGAGACGCGGCATAAAAAGACATCGCCGCTGAACTGGTCTGTCGCGGGTCGCAACAGAAACAACGCGCACCTGATCAGTTCGCGCGGCGGCAACGCAGCCTATGGCGGCACGCCCTCCGATCAAACCGTGATTGCGGCGATCTCCGATCTCAAAGCGCGCGGATTGAGCGTGACACTGACGCCGTTCATTCTGATGGACATCGCGGAGGGCAATGTGCTTGCCAATCCCTATGGCGGCAGCGGTCAGCCCGTCTATCCCTGGCGTGGACGCATCACATGCCATCCGGCGCCGGGCGTTTCAGGCACGCCGGACAAGACTGCGGCTGCGGCGAGCCAGATCGCGTCGTTCGTTGGCTCAGCGTCGCGCACGGACTTCTCGGTGTCGGGGAGCACGATTCATTACTCCGGACCGAACGAGTGGTCGTACCGGCGCATGGTTCTGCACCAAGCGTATCTCGCGAAAGCTGCGGGCGGTGTCGACGCGTTCGTCATCGGGACCGAGCTGCGTGGTCTGACGCACGTGCGCTCCAGCGCGAACGCTTATCCGTTCGTCAGCGCGCTGATCACGCTCGCTGCCGACTGCAAGGCGATCCTCGGCGGGGCGACAAAGGTTCTTTATGCCGCCGACTGGTCGGAATACTTCGGGCATCAGCCTGGTGACGGAACGGGCGACGTCTATTTCCATCTCGATCCGCTGTGGGCGTCGGCGAATATCGATGCGATCGGCGTCGATGTCTATTGGCCGCTCGCCGATTGGCGCGACGGACGCGATCATCTCGATGCCATCGCAGGTGCTACGTCAATTTATGACGGCGCGTACTTGCGATCGAACGTGGCGGGCGGTGAGGGCTTCGACTGGTATTATGCGTCGGCCGCCGATCGCGACGCGCAGGTCCGCACGCCGATCACCGATGGTGCGGGGAAGCCTTGGGTGTTCCGTTACAAGGACATCCGCTCATGGTGGAGCAATGCGCACTACAATCGTCCGGGCGGCGTCGAAAGCGCGACGGCGACGGCGTGGGTGCCGCAGTCGAAGCCGTTCTGGTTCATGGAGGTCGGCTGTCCCGCCGTCGACAAGGGCGCCAATCAGCCGAACGTCTTCGTCGATCCGAAAAGCTCGGAGTCGATGCTGCCCTATTATTCGCGCGGCATTCGCGACGACTTCATGCAGACGCGTTTTCTCGAAGCGCTGCGCGACGCATTCGACTGGACCAAGAGTGGTTATATTCCGGGCCTCAATCCGGTGTCAGAACTCACCGGCGCGCGTATGGTCGATCTCAGCCGCATGCATGTTTATTGCTGGGATGCGCGGCCGTATCCGGCGTTTCCATATGCGACGACGTATTGGGGCGACGGCGGAAACTGGATGCTCGGCCATTGGCTCAATGGACGGCTGGGCAGCGCGTCGCTCAGCGATCTTGTTGCGCAAATTATGAAGGACAATGACTTCGCGGACTTCGATGCGTCAGGTCTGACAGGAACAGTGCCGGGCTATGTGCTCGACGATACGATGTCGGTGCGCGATACGCTGCAGCCGCTGAGCCTTGCGTATTTCTTCGATAGTATCGAAAGCGGAGGCAAAATCGTCTTTCGCCATCGCGGGCGCGCTTCGCCCGAGATGACGCTAATGGCGGACGCACTTGTCGAAGAGAGCGCGGGCGATCCGCTTTACGAAGTGACGCGCGCTCAGGAAACCGATCTGCCTGCGAGCGCGAAAGTGCGGTACATTTCGAGCGCTGACGTTTATCAGCAAGCGGTCGCCGAGGCGCGACGGCTGACAGGCGCCAGCGGGCGTGTCGCCGAAGCGGATCTGGCGATCGTTCTCGACGACAGTCTTGCGGGATCGCTCGTCGAGAGCTGGCTGTATGAGACGTGGGCCGCGCGCGAACGTGCGTCGTTCAGCTTGCCGCCTTCGACGCTGGCGCTCGAACCGGGCGATGTCGTTTCCGTCGATATCGCAGGGCGCAATCGCTTGCTGCGCCTCACTGATGTCACGGAGCGCGGCATTCGCGAGATCGCGGCGCTCAGCATCGATCCTGATGTCTACGATCAGATCGACGTGCCGTCGCGGACAGCGATCGAACCAGCGCCCGTGCAGGTTGGAGCGCCGGCCGTTATGCTGATGGATTTGCCGTCGTGGACAATGTCCGCCGATGCGCAGTCCGGTTACGTCGCGGCGATGCAAAAGCCGTGGCCGGGCAGCGTTGCGCTTTACGTCTCGCCGCAGACGACCGCGTATCAGTTGCGCGCGCTCGCGAGTGCTCCGGCGACCTTGGGGGCGACGCTCGATCCGCTGTTCAGTGGTCCGGAAGGCCTGATCGACAATCGGGCGCGCGTGCGTGTGCGATTGCCATATGGCACACTCGCATCGGCGGATCTGTTGGCGACACTTGCAGGCGCAAACCTCGCAGCGGTGCGCAACGAGGCGGGCGATTGGGAGATCATCCAGTTTCTCGATGCGACGCTCGTCGATGCGGAGACGTATGAACTGAGCCGGTTGCTGCGCGGGCAGTTCGGAACCGAAGGCGCGATGAGCGACGTGCTCGCTGCGGGCGCGCCATTCGTCATGCTCGATGGCGCCGTGAGCCGGGTTCCGCTGCAGGACAGCGATTTCAAGCTCGCGCTCAACTGGCGGTATGGTCCGGGCAATCGCGATATCGGAGACGCATCCTACGCGACGTCGCCGTTCGCGTATCAAGGACTTGGCCGACGGCCGTTGTCGCCCGTGCATATCAAGGGCGTGCGTGCGGCGAGCGATCTCAACATCTCGTGGATACGCCGTACGCGGACGGGTGGCGACAACTGGGAGCTTCCCGAGGTGCCGCTCGGAGAAGACAGCGAAACGTATGAGGTCGATATTCTCGACGGCGAGACGGTCAAGCGCACGATCTCCGTGGCGGTTCCGAATGCGGTCTACACAAGCGCCGAGCAGATCGTCGACTTCGGCAGCTTGCAGCCGGCAGTTTCGGTGAGGATCTATCAGACCAACATGCTGTTCGGCAGGGGGGCTCCGCGCGCGGCGGTGGTGTGA